A genomic window from Brevibacillus agri includes:
- the rpsU gene encoding 30S ribosomal protein S21 — MAEIRVKKNESLDSALRRFKRESAKSGVMAELRKRRHFEKPSIRRKKKSEAARKRKY; from the coding sequence ATGGCAGAAATTCGAGTCAAGAAAAACGAGTCTTTGGATAGCGCACTTCGCCGCTTCAAGCGTGAGAGCGCCAAATCCGGGGTGATGGCGGAACTGCGTAAACGTCGTCACTTTGAGAAGCCTAGCATTAGGCGCAAAAAGAAATCCGAAGCAGCTCGCAAACGTAAGTATTAA
- the era gene encoding GTPase Era has protein sequence MDNRKTKKSFKSGFVSIVGRPNVGKSTLLNHIVGHKIAIMSNKPQTTRNKITAVHTTEDGQIIFLDTPGIHKPQSKLGNYMVSVAENTLNEVDLVLFVVDATEKRGAGDDYIIERLKQVKTPVFLVINKIDKVHPEALLPIIDDYRKLYDFKQIVPISALQGNNTSSLTEAIMGEMEEGPMFYPADQVTDHPERFVVAELIREKVLHLTREEVPHSIAVVVEEMKRGENGKTLYIYAAIYVERDSQRGILIGQKGQMLKEIGRRARKDIERLMGDQVFLELWIKVKKDWRNQERMLRNFGFFDEE, from the coding sequence GTGGATAACCGCAAGACCAAAAAGTCATTCAAATCAGGGTTTGTTTCGATTGTCGGCAGACCGAACGTGGGCAAATCGACGCTCTTGAATCACATCGTCGGCCACAAGATCGCGATCATGTCGAACAAGCCGCAAACGACGCGCAACAAAATTACCGCCGTGCATACGACGGAAGACGGGCAGATCATCTTCCTCGATACGCCGGGCATTCACAAGCCGCAATCCAAGCTCGGTAACTACATGGTTTCGGTTGCGGAAAACACGCTGAACGAAGTCGATCTCGTGCTGTTTGTCGTCGACGCGACCGAAAAGCGCGGCGCAGGTGACGACTACATCATCGAGCGGCTGAAGCAAGTCAAGACCCCGGTATTTTTGGTCATCAACAAAATCGACAAGGTGCATCCGGAAGCTTTGCTGCCGATCATCGACGACTACCGCAAGCTGTACGATTTCAAGCAGATCGTTCCGATCTCGGCGCTTCAGGGCAACAACACCAGTTCGTTGACCGAAGCGATCATGGGCGAAATGGAAGAAGGCCCGATGTTCTACCCGGCCGACCAGGTGACCGATCACCCGGAGCGCTTTGTCGTAGCGGAGCTGATTCGGGAAAAAGTGCTGCACCTGACACGCGAGGAAGTGCCGCACTCGATCGCCGTCGTCGTGGAAGAAATGAAGCGCGGCGAAAACGGGAAAACGCTGTACATTTACGCTGCGATCTACGTCGAGCGCGATTCGCAGCGCGGCATTTTGATCGGGCAAAAAGGCCAGATGCTCAAAGAGATCGGCCGACGGGCGCGTAAGGACATCGAGCGTTTGATGGGCGATCAAGTGTTTTTGGAGCTGTGGATCAAGGTGAAAAAGGACTGGCGCAACCAGGAGCGCATGTTGCGCAACTTCGGCTTTTTTGACGAGGAATAA
- a CDS encoding NfeD family protein — protein sequence MTATRPALRRVRLLFSFLCLMMGLSMFLAAPGTFAQSYQKAVWIPVDNTIERGLESFLERAFADAQEQQADLVILHINTPGGEVDAADQIGQLIRQSPMHTIAYIDNQAFSAGTYIALNANEIIMTPGSSMGAATPIDLAGNAADIKFISGWSKKMSAAASLNNRNPDVARAMVEMDTEFPGLKPKGTVLSLDAQQAKTLGYADRVVSGKEELLASLGVPGDSLQVIEPTGGEKVARWVTSPYVMSLLLVIGLVGIVVELFAPGFGVAGTISLVSFGLYFFGHYVAGFANWLHIGLFVIGILLMILEIFLPGGIVGAIGFISIVTGLVMAAYDTQQGLASLGLAAIVTALVAFLLIKRYGVKGLLGKFVLGDAQRNEEGYVAPKDQRDLAGKTGVALTPLRPAGVVKVDGKRVDAVSAGGFIDAGTAIVVVQVEGTRVVVAEQG from the coding sequence ATGACTGCAACAAGGCCAGCTTTACGCCGTGTGCGATTGCTCTTTTCGTTTCTCTGCCTGATGATGGGGCTTTCGATGTTTTTGGCAGCGCCAGGGACGTTTGCACAGTCTTATCAAAAAGCCGTCTGGATTCCGGTAGACAACACGATTGAGCGCGGCCTGGAGAGCTTCTTGGAGAGAGCTTTCGCGGACGCGCAGGAGCAGCAGGCAGACCTTGTCATCTTGCATATTAATACGCCAGGTGGCGAAGTGGATGCTGCCGACCAGATTGGGCAGCTCATCCGCCAATCTCCCATGCATACCATTGCCTACATTGACAATCAAGCTTTTTCAGCGGGTACCTACATCGCTTTGAATGCCAATGAAATCATTATGACGCCAGGCAGCAGCATGGGGGCGGCGACTCCGATTGACCTGGCAGGCAACGCAGCCGATATCAAGTTCATCTCCGGATGGAGCAAAAAAATGTCGGCGGCCGCCAGCTTGAACAATCGCAACCCTGATGTGGCGCGGGCCATGGTCGAAATGGATACGGAGTTTCCCGGCTTGAAGCCGAAAGGAACGGTGCTCTCGCTCGACGCCCAGCAAGCCAAAACGTTGGGCTACGCGGACCGCGTCGTTTCCGGCAAGGAAGAGCTGCTGGCCAGCCTTGGTGTTCCGGGCGATTCCCTTCAGGTGATCGAGCCGACAGGTGGGGAAAAGGTCGCGCGCTGGGTGACCAGCCCGTACGTCATGAGCCTGCTGTTGGTCATCGGCCTGGTAGGAATTGTGGTTGAGCTGTTTGCACCCGGCTTTGGGGTCGCGGGTACGATCTCTCTGGTTTCCTTCGGCCTGTATTTCTTCGGTCATTATGTGGCAGGCTTTGCAAACTGGCTGCACATCGGTCTGTTTGTCATCGGAATTTTACTCATGATCTTGGAAATATTCCTGCCAGGCGGTATCGTCGGAGCGATCGGGTTTATCAGCATCGTGACCGGCCTGGTGATGGCTGCCTACGACACGCAGCAAGGGCTCGCCTCGCTGGGGCTCGCGGCAATCGTCACGGCTCTGGTGGCATTTCTGCTCATCAAACGGTACGGCGTCAAAGGTCTGCTTGGCAAATTCGTTCTCGGCGACGCGCAGCGCAACGAGGAAGGATATGTGGCGCCGAAGGACCAGCGTGACCTCGCAGGGAAAACAGGTGTTGCCCTGACGCCTTTGCGTCCGGCTGGTGTCGTGAAAGTGGATGGAAAACGCGTCGATGCGGTTTCGGCCGGAGGCTTTATCGACGCCGGAACGGCGATTGTCGTCGTGCAAGTGGAAGGCACGCGCGTCGTCGTAGCCGAACAAGGATAA
- a CDS encoding diacylglycerol kinase family protein, protein MKEFRRMAKSFGYALQGIGHTVKTQRNMQIHVAAAVIVLAAAWWLHIPRSDVLLVFFSIGLVFSLELANTAVEAVVDLASPDWHEKAKIAKDACAGAVLVAAILSVIIGMAVFGPPLLQKIAG, encoded by the coding sequence TTGAAGGAATTCCGGAGAATGGCGAAAAGCTTCGGCTACGCCTTGCAAGGAATCGGGCACACCGTAAAGACACAGCGAAACATGCAAATCCACGTAGCCGCTGCTGTAATCGTACTGGCGGCGGCCTGGTGGCTGCACATCCCGCGCAGCGATGTTTTGCTGGTCTTTTTTTCTATCGGCCTTGTCTTTTCGCTGGAGCTGGCGAATACGGCTGTAGAGGCAGTCGTCGACCTCGCCTCTCCAGACTGGCACGAAAAAGCGAAAATCGCCAAAGACGCGTGCGCAGGGGCTGTGCTGGTGGCGGCGATTTTGTCTGTCATTATCGGCATGGCTGTCTTCGGGCCGCCTTTGCTGCAAAAAATAGCGGGCTAG
- the cdd gene encoding cytidine deaminase: MDKQALLAKAIEARELAYVPYSKFQVGAALLCESGNVYLGGNIENAAYSLCNCAERTALFKAFSERDRTYKALAVAADTPGPVSPCGACRQVIAELCPQDMPVYLTNLKGDVEETTVSALLPGAFSKEDLRG; this comes from the coding sequence ATGGATAAACAAGCGTTACTGGCGAAAGCCATCGAAGCAAGGGAGCTGGCGTACGTGCCGTACTCCAAGTTTCAGGTAGGAGCTGCGCTGCTGTGCGAGAGCGGCAATGTTTACTTGGGCGGCAACATCGAAAATGCCGCGTACTCGCTGTGCAACTGCGCGGAGCGTACCGCCCTGTTCAAGGCGTTTTCCGAGCGGGATCGCACCTACAAGGCGCTGGCGGTGGCAGCAGATACGCCGGGGCCGGTGTCTCCGTGCGGCGCTTGCCGTCAGGTGATCGCCGAGCTGTGCCCGCAGGACATGCCGGTGTATTTGACCAACCTCAAAGGGGACGTGGAGGAAACGACAGTATCTGCCCTGTTGCCAGGGGCATTTTCCAAGGAGGATTTACGTGGATAA
- the ybeY gene encoding rRNA maturation RNase YbeY, translating to MLSVEILHEEIEPLDESLQKLLTDCLEACAKLEDVQGEVVVTLVTNERIHELNRDYRGVDRPTDVLSFAMNEPGEGEMEIFFDESEADEVPNMLGDIIISVQKAREQAEDYGHSFERELGFLAVHGFLHLLGYDHGTPEEEKEMFSRQEKVLEQIGLTR from the coding sequence GTGCTATCTGTAGAAATCCTCCATGAAGAAATCGAACCGCTTGATGAAAGCCTGCAAAAACTGCTGACCGACTGTCTCGAAGCATGCGCAAAGCTGGAGGACGTACAGGGAGAAGTAGTCGTTACGCTGGTCACCAACGAGCGGATTCACGAGCTGAACCGCGACTATCGCGGCGTGGATCGTCCGACAGACGTTTTGTCTTTCGCCATGAACGAACCGGGTGAGGGCGAAATGGAAATCTTCTTCGACGAGAGCGAAGCGGACGAAGTTCCAAATATGCTTGGAGACATTATCATCTCCGTGCAAAAAGCGCGTGAGCAAGCTGAGGATTACGGCCACTCCTTCGAAAGAGAGCTGGGCTTTCTCGCTGTGCATGGCTTTCTCCATCTGCTCGGCTACGATCACGGTACGCCGGAAGAGGAGAAAGAAATGTTTTCCCGTCAAGAAAAAGTATTGGAGCAAATCGGCTTGACGAGGTAG
- the yqfD gene encoding sporulation protein YqfD → MRNGLKEWVDGHITITVRGKRFERLLNMAVRDGIRIWNIRRVGSEVSRCDILIRDYFRLRPLLKETGCRSHVENRDGLPFWLLRVRRRAGLAIGAVLFFIGLYMLSSFVWSVEVTGTKHIDPARVIKAADQIGIKEGAWKVKLKEPLLLQKELLSLLPEAAWVGIDIQGTKVRLQVVEKEAPVKPLATGPRHLVAKKRAVIHKILPEVGKSQVTNNQLVEKGQVLISGIIGNEERQQAVSARGKVQGEVWYVSNTSVPLKQTLYRLTGERQEQQYLLVGPYAIQVWPFNKEGFADAQTEEKRYVPSYAGYTSPIGWKTVTYTQIEPITKQLSAEEATEIAKKFARADILQKAGKDAFIQDEKVLHVTAENGKVYVSIHFSVIEEIAVEQPIIPQAPVNNGNP, encoded by the coding sequence ATGCGAAACGGACTCAAGGAATGGGTAGATGGACACATCACCATCACCGTACGGGGTAAGCGTTTTGAGCGTTTGCTGAATATGGCCGTACGGGATGGCATCCGAATCTGGAATATTCGCAGGGTCGGTTCGGAGGTGAGCCGCTGCGATATACTGATTCGCGACTATTTTCGCCTGCGGCCGCTGTTGAAGGAGACAGGCTGTCGCAGCCATGTGGAAAACAGGGACGGCCTGCCTTTTTGGCTCTTGCGCGTGCGCAGGCGCGCGGGACTGGCTATTGGCGCGGTTTTGTTTTTTATCGGATTGTACATGCTCTCCTCGTTTGTCTGGAGCGTCGAGGTGACCGGAACCAAGCATATTGATCCGGCGCGGGTGATTAAAGCCGCCGATCAGATCGGGATTAAAGAAGGGGCCTGGAAGGTCAAACTAAAGGAACCGCTGCTTTTGCAAAAAGAGCTGTTGAGCCTGCTGCCGGAAGCGGCCTGGGTCGGCATCGACATCCAGGGCACGAAGGTCAGGCTGCAAGTGGTGGAGAAGGAAGCGCCTGTCAAGCCGCTAGCGACGGGGCCGCGCCATCTCGTGGCGAAAAAGCGCGCGGTCATCCACAAAATTCTCCCCGAAGTGGGCAAAAGCCAGGTGACGAACAACCAGCTCGTCGAAAAAGGCCAGGTGCTCATCTCGGGCATTATCGGCAACGAAGAGCGCCAGCAGGCTGTTTCGGCGCGCGGCAAGGTGCAAGGGGAGGTCTGGTATGTCAGCAACACCTCGGTGCCGCTGAAGCAAACGCTCTACCGCTTGACCGGAGAGCGCCAGGAGCAGCAGTACTTGCTGGTGGGGCCGTACGCGATCCAGGTGTGGCCGTTCAACAAGGAAGGGTTTGCCGATGCCCAGACCGAAGAAAAACGGTACGTCCCCTCTTACGCCGGGTACACGTCGCCGATCGGCTGGAAAACGGTCACGTACACGCAAATCGAGCCGATTACGAAGCAATTGAGCGCAGAAGAGGCGACGGAGATAGCGAAAAAATTCGCCAGAGCAGACATTTTGCAAAAAGCTGGTAAAGATGCGTTCATTCAGGACGAAAAAGTTTTGCACGTCACCGCAGAGAATGGTAAAGTTTACGTAAGCATTCATTTTTCCGTCATTGAAGAAATTGCCGTTGAACAGCCGATCATCCCCCAGGCACCCGTGAACAATGGCAATCCGTGA
- a CDS encoding YqzL family protein, whose translation MLRDFSWRVFASTGDIHAYLLYRDHHQADGSSEDALLDLAQEELGDSQACL comes from the coding sequence ATGCTTCGTGACTTTTCTTGGAGAGTTTTCGCTTCAACCGGTGACATCCATGCTTACCTTCTCTACCGCGATCACCATCAGGCAGACGGCTCCTCGGAAGACGCGCTGCTTGATCTCGCCCAGGAAGAATTGGGTGACTCGCAGGCATGCTTGTAA
- the recO gene encoding DNA repair protein RecO has translation MLVKWEGIVIRSVDYGESSKVVTLFTRENGKLGVMARGAKKTKSRLAAVSQLFSHGYFLCKAGPGAGMPDLSQGDILDSFRDMRQGLTATAYAAYIAELLDRLTHEREPNPFLFQLLLQTFRYLDEGVDPEILCRIFEMKMLSVAGISPQLSACANCGQQREPYAISVSQGGLLCPSCQPFDPYALAVTPSTWKLLRLFQVFDLERLGDIEVKPATRSQLKHVIRSFMDEHLDLRLKSRAFLEQLERMERMAQPDSD, from the coding sequence ATGCTTGTAAAGTGGGAAGGGATTGTCATTCGCAGCGTGGACTACGGCGAGTCCAGCAAAGTGGTGACGTTGTTTACCCGGGAGAACGGCAAGCTTGGCGTGATGGCGCGCGGTGCAAAAAAGACCAAGAGCCGTCTTGCCGCCGTCTCCCAGTTGTTTTCGCACGGCTACTTTCTGTGCAAAGCAGGACCCGGAGCAGGAATGCCTGATTTGTCACAGGGGGACATACTGGATTCGTTTCGGGATATGCGGCAGGGCCTCACGGCGACGGCTTATGCCGCTTACATAGCGGAGCTTTTGGATCGATTGACACACGAGAGGGAGCCGAATCCTTTTTTGTTCCAGTTGCTCCTTCAGACGTTTCGCTACTTGGATGAAGGGGTGGACCCGGAAATTCTTTGCCGCATTTTCGAGATGAAGATGTTGAGCGTGGCCGGAATCTCCCCGCAGTTGTCAGCTTGCGCGAACTGCGGACAGCAGCGGGAGCCGTACGCGATCAGCGTGTCGCAGGGGGGACTGTTGTGTCCGTCCTGTCAGCCTTTTGATCCGTATGCTTTGGCGGTTACGCCCTCTACCTGGAAGCTTTTGCGGCTGTTCCAGGTCTTTGATTTGGAGCGGCTCGGCGATATCGAGGTGAAGCCGGCGACGCGCAGCCAGCTCAAGCATGTCATCCGCAGCTTCATGGATGAGCATCTCGATCTGCGGCTGAAAAGTCGCGCCTTTCTGGAACAGCTTGAGCGAATGGAAAGGATGGCGCAGCCGGACAGCGACTGA
- the yqfC gene encoding sporulation protein YqfC — MKRWSRRLRQLAGGVLDLPQDVVLEVPRITMIGHLQMYIENHRGVLHFSEHELRLLLTNGQMIVSGEQLVIRAILPEEVLLEGRIGGVKFLETGPQGS, encoded by the coding sequence ATGAAGCGTTGGAGCCGCCGTCTGCGCCAGTTGGCCGGAGGTGTGTTGGATCTGCCGCAAGATGTGGTCCTGGAAGTCCCGCGCATTACGATGATCGGTCACTTGCAAATGTACATAGAGAATCATCGCGGTGTTCTGCATTTCAGCGAACATGAGCTGCGCTTGCTGTTGACAAACGGGCAGATGATTGTCTCAGGCGAACAGCTTGTCATAAGAGCGATTTTGCCGGAAGAAGTGCTACTCGAAGGAAGAATTGGCGGGGTCAAATTTTTGGAGACGGGGCCGCAGGGCTCGTAG
- a CDS encoding PhoH family protein: MHVQDEVRIPFSDASEALLLFGPHDAYLKLIEEKSPARIMTREGELVISGDKPEVDKLTELIGILLQLIRRGIALSERDISYAMMLVGRGEAAQLLDVYDEEVARTQRGKVIRAKTLGQRHYLSAIKKHDIVFGIGPAGTGKTYLAVVTAVTALKNGRVKRIVLTRPAVEAGESLGFLPGDLQEKVDPYLRPLYDALYDMLGTEQVAKMMERGLIEVAPLAYMRGRTLEDSFVILDEAQNTTPEQMKMFLTRLGFGSKMVITGDVTQVDLPKGKKSGLREAERILNRIPDVAFIHFQEGDVVRHSLVQKIIAAYAKEEADHGY; the protein is encoded by the coding sequence TTGCACGTACAAGATGAGGTAAGAATCCCGTTTTCAGACGCATCTGAGGCCTTGTTGTTGTTTGGACCGCACGACGCGTACCTAAAGCTGATCGAGGAAAAAAGTCCTGCCCGAATCATGACCCGCGAAGGCGAACTGGTCATTAGCGGCGACAAGCCGGAAGTGGATAAGCTGACGGAGCTGATTGGCATTTTGCTGCAGCTAATCCGCAGAGGAATTGCACTGTCCGAGCGCGACATTTCGTATGCGATGATGCTCGTCGGCCGGGGAGAAGCAGCGCAACTGCTGGATGTTTATGATGAGGAAGTGGCACGCACCCAGCGCGGAAAGGTGATCCGGGCCAAAACGCTCGGCCAGCGGCACTATTTGTCGGCGATCAAGAAGCACGACATCGTCTTCGGAATCGGGCCTGCCGGAACGGGAAAAACGTATTTGGCGGTGGTTACGGCAGTGACCGCGTTGAAAAATGGACGTGTCAAACGGATCGTTCTTACCAGACCGGCTGTGGAAGCGGGAGAGAGCCTTGGATTTTTGCCTGGCGATCTGCAGGAAAAGGTAGACCCGTATTTGCGTCCGCTCTATGACGCCTTGTATGACATGCTTGGCACCGAGCAGGTGGCCAAGATGATGGAGCGCGGACTGATTGAAGTCGCTCCGCTGGCGTACATGCGCGGTCGTACTCTAGAAGACTCGTTCGTCATTTTGGACGAGGCGCAAAACACCACTCCCGAGCAAATGAAAATGTTTTTGACCAGGCTTGGGTTCGGGTCCAAAATGGTGATTACGGGTGACGTGACACAGGTTGACCTGCCCAAAGGCAAAAAGTCCGGACTGCGCGAAGCGGAGCGGATTTTGAACCGGATACCGGACGTAGCCTTCATCCATTTCCAAGAAGGGGATGTCGTGCGACACAGCCTGGTGCAAAAAATTATCGCGGCCTATGCCAAGGAAGAAGCCGATCACGGCTATTGA
- a CDS encoding GatB/YqeY domain-containing protein, whose protein sequence is MSVMERLDQDMKQAMKDKAALKLSVIRMVKAALKNEEINKGRTLSEDEVLTILTRELKQRRESLHEFEKAGREELALKSREEIDVLSAYLPAQLSEDEIRDIVREAIAATNAASKKEMGKVMGAIMPKVKGRADGTLVQKIVSEELPS, encoded by the coding sequence ATGAGTGTAATGGAGCGACTCGATCAAGATATGAAGCAAGCAATGAAAGACAAAGCTGCTCTAAAACTCTCTGTTATTCGCATGGTGAAAGCCGCTTTAAAGAATGAAGAGATTAACAAAGGCAGAACTTTGTCTGAAGACGAAGTGCTGACCATCTTGACTCGTGAGTTAAAACAACGCCGTGAATCCCTCCACGAATTCGAGAAGGCAGGCCGTGAGGAACTTGCCTTAAAATCGCGCGAAGAGATCGACGTGCTCTCCGCTTACTTGCCCGCTCAGCTCAGCGAAGACGAAATTCGCGATATCGTTCGGGAAGCAATTGCCGCCACAAATGCCGCCTCCAAAAAAGAGATGGGCAAAGTGATGGGGGCAATCATGCCGAAAGTGAAAGGCAGAGCAGACGGAACCCTCGTGCAAAAGATTGTATCTGAGGAACTACCATCGTAG
- a CDS encoding histidine triad nucleotide-binding protein, with amino-acid sequence MEKSIFTRIMEGEIPARVEYEDEQVIVIHDIAPKARVHLLIIPRKPIPTLMDVTEEDLPLIGHIHRVAQTLAKKLELSGFRLVNNCGKEGGQEVFHIHYHLLSGFHE; translated from the coding sequence ATGGAGAAGAGCATTTTTACCCGGATTATGGAGGGCGAAATTCCAGCCCGCGTGGAATACGAAGACGAACAGGTCATCGTCATTCATGACATCGCACCAAAGGCGCGCGTCCATCTGCTGATTATCCCGCGCAAGCCGATTCCGACACTGATGGATGTGACGGAGGAAGATTTGCCGCTGATCGGCCACATTCACCGGGTGGCGCAGACGTTGGCGAAAAAGCTGGAGTTGTCCGGTTTTCGCCTGGTAAATAACTGCGGAAAAGAAGGCGGACAAGAAGTTTTCCACATTCATTACCACCTCTTGTCAGGATTTCACGAATAA
- the floA gene encoding flotillin-like protein FloA (flotillin-like protein involved in membrane lipid rafts), with protein MLESGLIPLIFMVAVAIVALSIFFSFVPVMLWISALASGVNIGIITLVAMRLRRVVPSRIVNPLIKARKAGLQLDTNQLESHYLAGGNVDRVVDALVAAQRADIPLGFERAAAIDLAGRDVLEAVQMSVNPKVIETPVVAAMAKDGIELRTKAKVTVRANIDRLVGGAGEETIIARVGEGIVSTIGSSASHKDVLENPDLISKTVLNKGLDAGTAFEILSIDIADVDVGKNIGAQLQTDQAEADKRIAQAKAEERRAMAVAQEQEMIARVQEMKAKVVEAEAQVPLALAEALTSGKMGVMDYYNLQNIAADTQMRQSFGHPGDKQDPASPDKKE; from the coding sequence ATGTTGGAAAGTGGATTGATACCTCTCATATTTATGGTGGCGGTCGCCATCGTAGCTCTCTCGATTTTCTTCTCGTTTGTTCCCGTGATGCTCTGGATTTCCGCGCTCGCCTCGGGCGTGAACATCGGGATTATTACGCTCGTCGCCATGCGCCTTCGCCGCGTCGTTCCGTCGCGCATCGTAAATCCGCTCATCAAGGCGCGCAAAGCTGGCTTGCAGTTGGATACAAACCAGTTGGAGAGCCACTACTTGGCAGGCGGTAACGTAGACCGTGTCGTGGACGCATTGGTAGCCGCGCAGCGCGCAGATATTCCGCTCGGCTTTGAGCGCGCCGCAGCGATTGACCTGGCAGGGCGCGACGTCTTGGAAGCGGTACAAATGAGCGTGAACCCGAAAGTTATCGAAACGCCAGTCGTAGCAGCCATGGCCAAAGACGGTATCGAGCTGCGCACAAAAGCAAAAGTAACGGTACGCGCCAACATTGACCGTCTGGTCGGTGGTGCGGGGGAAGAAACGATCATCGCCCGCGTCGGGGAAGGGATTGTTTCGACAATCGGTTCGTCCGCGAGCCACAAGGACGTATTGGAAAATCCGGACCTCATCTCCAAAACCGTACTGAACAAAGGTCTGGATGCAGGAACGGCATTCGAAATTCTCTCCATTGATATCGCGGACGTCGATGTAGGCAAAAACATCGGGGCGCAACTGCAAACCGACCAGGCCGAAGCCGACAAGCGCATCGCCCAGGCAAAAGCGGAGGAGCGCCGCGCGATGGCGGTTGCCCAAGAGCAGGAAATGATCGCTCGCGTACAGGAAATGAAAGCGAAAGTAGTAGAGGCAGAGGCACAGGTTCCACTTGCTTTGGCAGAAGCGCTGACCAGCGGCAAAATGGGCGTCATGGATTACTACAACCTGCAAAACATTGCAGCCGATACGCAAATGCGCCAATCGTTCGGGCATCCAGGAGACAAACAGGACCCTGCCTCGCCTGACAAGAAAGAGTAA
- a CDS encoding UDP-N-acetylmuramoyl-tripeptide--D-alanyl-D-alanine ligase produces the protein MKPIALEQATINAEGLLLAGSPHLVLSSVHFDTRQLKAGSLFVALTGGVRDGHDFLLQAAEQGAVAALVSNQEKIPAGLPDEFGLILVNDTLRGFQKLAAAYRKDFSIPHIAITGSIGKTTVKDIVAHVLEARSPVYKTYKNLNNHLGVPLSLLQMEPEHQAAVLELGMNHAGEIDLLASLVKPQISVITYIGESHLEFFGTREKIALAKAELLPHTAPDGLVLLNKDSEYLPRIAHLYSGEIMYYSVKEPCDLWAEQIEPTDSGTQFDVCFASGERFSAFLPLHGKHSVLNALPAVAIARRLGMSAEQIVEALSTVKLSAMRFEQVPSRHGALYISDAYNASPSSMEAAARTFAELFFARKKVLVLGDMYEMGPQSAQMHAGVGQALTDIADRIELLVTVGEDSRHLHDAYGGHKLHFATKAEALSALLPLRDERHAFLFKASKGMELWTLLSDLENRD, from the coding sequence ATGAAACCAATTGCACTGGAACAGGCCACAATCAATGCAGAAGGACTCTTGCTGGCAGGCTCCCCGCATCTTGTCTTGTCATCCGTTCACTTTGACACCCGCCAACTGAAAGCGGGTTCTTTATTCGTGGCGCTGACTGGCGGCGTTCGGGACGGCCACGACTTTTTGCTGCAAGCAGCCGAGCAAGGAGCAGTCGCGGCGCTCGTATCCAATCAGGAAAAAATTCCTGCGGGCTTGCCCGATGAGTTCGGGCTGATTCTCGTCAACGACACGTTGCGCGGTTTTCAAAAGCTGGCAGCCGCCTATCGGAAAGACTTTTCGATCCCGCATATCGCGATTACGGGCAGCATCGGGAAAACGACGGTGAAGGACATCGTAGCCCACGTACTCGAAGCGCGCTCCCCTGTCTACAAGACATATAAAAACTTGAACAATCATTTAGGCGTGCCGCTTTCCTTGCTACAAATGGAGCCGGAACATCAGGCCGCCGTCCTGGAGCTGGGGATGAACCACGCCGGGGAAATCGACTTGCTCGCCAGCCTGGTCAAGCCGCAAATCAGCGTGATTACGTACATTGGCGAATCGCATCTGGAGTTTTTCGGCACGCGGGAAAAAATTGCGCTCGCCAAGGCAGAGCTGCTGCCGCATACAGCCCCGGACGGCCTCGTCCTGCTGAACAAGGATTCGGAGTACTTGCCGCGCATTGCCCACCTGTATTCCGGCGAGATCATGTACTACTCGGTCAAGGAGCCTTGTGACCTGTGGGCAGAGCAAATCGAGCCGACCGACAGCGGGACGCAGTTTGACGTCTGCTTCGCTTCTGGGGAGCGCTTTTCCGCCTTCCTCCCGCTGCACGGCAAGCATAGCGTGCTGAACGCCCTGCCAGCTGTCGCCATCGCTAGACGCCTTGGCATGAGCGCCGAGCAGATCGTCGAAGCATTGTCGACTGTCAAGCTGTCCGCCATGCGCTTTGAGCAGGTGCCCTCCAGGCACGGCGCGCTGTACATCAGCGACGCCTACAACGCCAGCCCGTCGTCGATGGAAGCTGCTGCGCGCACGTTTGCCGAGCTGTTTTTCGCCCGCAAAAAAGTGCTCGTGCTCGGCGACATGTACGAGATGGGCCCGCAAAGCGCACAGATGCACGCGGGGGTCGGCCAAGCGCTCACAGACATTGCGGACCGCATCGAGCTGCTCGTCACCGTCGGCGAAGACAGCCGCCACCTGCACGATGCCTACGGCGGCCACAAGCTGCATTTTGCCACGAAGGCCGAGGCGCTTTCCGCTCTTTTGCCGCTGCGCGACGAGCGCCACGCCTTTTTGTTCAAAGCGTCAAAAGGCATGGAGCTGTGGACGCTGCTCTCCGATCTGGAAAATCGCGATTAA